One part of the Vanessa cardui chromosome 2, ilVanCard2.1, whole genome shotgun sequence genome encodes these proteins:
- the LOC124540800 gene encoding uncharacterized protein LOC124540800, whose product MLPKEKQVKLHSSISNIVRKPETNIKEIQSIIGQMNFASFVVPLGRLNYRQLQKLVITYLRWEVKSFKLNNESLAELQWWLQHLRDCSVIHEPHPTHYMVTDASDQGWGARINNVNLSGVWSKKEEKLHCNHKEFLAILRAFEEYSPNLHYASVHLQCDNKTAVAYLRNEGGTKSQTLLDLTYKIFHLLHNWDISLTINHIPGIYNAEADRLSRLRTHPEWHVLPQGTSPVFARWGTPVVDLFASNLARVVKRYCSLDCRDNQAEFHNALSQVWTQHPLAWVFPPPFLIPKVLQHLHQCQGIFLIVAPRWEKVFWRADLKSRAIAAPWTIRNLPQVLIDISTGLPPQNVSKMVLEVWKCGGGMNN is encoded by the coding sequence ATGCTTCCAAAAGAGAAACAGGTAAAATTACATTCGTCAATAAGCAATATAGTAAGAAAACCAGAAAcgaatataaaagaaattcaaAGCATTATTGGACAAATGAATTTTGCCAGCTTCGTTGTTCCGCTGGGCAGGCTGAATTATCGACAGCTTCAGAAATTAGTAATAACATATCTCAGATGGGAAGTAAAGAGTTTCAAACTAAACAACGAATCACTAGCAGAACTTCAGTGGTGGCTTCAGCACCTTCGAGATTGCTCCGTAATTCACGAGCCTCATCCGACCCACTACATGGTTACCGACGCTTCAGACCAAGGCTGGGGAGCGAGGATAAACAATGTAAATCTCTCCGGTGTGTGGTCGAAAAAGGAAGAGAAGTTACACTGCAATCACAAAGAATTTCTAGCCATACTCAGAGCGTTCGAAGAGTACAGTCCGAACCTACATTACGCATCTGTTCATCTACAATGCGACAACAAAACCGCTGTTGCATACTTACGCAACGAGGGCGGAACGAAATCACAAACCCTTCTGGATCtgacatacaaaatatttcatcttTTACACAATTGGGATATAAGCCTGACGATCAATCATATTCCCGGCATATACAACGCGGAGGCAGATCGACTGTCACGATTACGTACCCATCCGGAATGGCATGTTCTACCTCAAGGGACTTCACCTGTGTTTGCACGATGGGGGACTCCTGTAGTCGATCTGTTTGCCTCGAATCTCGCACGCGTAGTAAAGAGATACTGCTCACTGGATTGCCGGGACAATCAAGCGGAATTTCACAATGCATTATCCCAAGTATGGACTCAACATCCGTTGGCATGGGTGTTTCCTCCTCCGTTTTTGATACCCAAAGTTTTACAACATCTGCATCAATGTCAGGGTATATTCCTCATTGTAGCACCGAGATGGGAAAAGGTATTTTGGAGGGCTGATCTAAAAAGTCGAGCAATTGCAGCTCCTTGGACAATACGGAACCTTCCACAAGTTTTGATAGACATATCGACAGGCCTTCCTCCCCAGAATGTATCGAAGATGGTGCTGGAGGTTTGGAAATGTGGGGGTGGAATGAACAATTAA